A single window of Crassostrea angulata isolate pt1a10 chromosome 8, ASM2561291v2, whole genome shotgun sequence DNA harbors:
- the LOC128158851 gene encoding uncharacterized protein LOC128158851, translated as MINVFQTGRWASIQTSGENLADLKFFCEKSKSESTFRKYRYAFNSWIKWCYSQSPKVQHFPASDFNVSIYLINLSKQFNSVAKVNEAFYAISWAHEISGTQNPCHSSLVVSVLEGARRLSAKPVTKKEPITSEILQQIVNRYGTGSSSLPDIRISCMCLLSYAAFLRFSELVNLKRSDITFYEDHLSLYISKSKTDKYKTGSNVIVSKTNNVTCPYGMLQLYLKIADIASDSDCFIFRALSFCKKSGKYKLRNSGPLSYSRARELLLNALESVGVDKSKFGLHSLRSGGATAAANAGVSDRLFKKHGRWRSDNAKDGYVHENVKSLMSVSQSLNI; from the exons ATGATAA atGTTTTCCAAACAGGAAGATGGGCCTCAATTCAGACATCGGGGGAAAATTTGGCGGACCTGAAGTTCTTCTGTGAAAAATCCAAATCTGAAAGTACTTTTCGTAAATATCGGTATGCCTTTAATTCATGGATAAAGTGGTGTTATTCGCAAAGTCCTAAAGTGCAACACTTCCCTGCTTCTGATTTCAACGTTTCcatatatttgattaatttatcaaaacaatttaacTCTGTTGCAAAAGTTAATGAAGCCTTTTATGCCATTTCTTGGGCTCATGAAATTTCAGGAACACAAAATCCTTGTCATTCATCATTAGTCGTTTCAGTTTTGGAGGGAGCTCGCCGCTTAAGTGCTAAACCTGTTACCAAGAAAGAACCAATAACTTCTGAAATTTTACAGCAAATAGTGAATCGTTACGGGACCGGAAGTAGCAGTTTACCAGACATTCGAATTTCATGTATGTGTCTATTAAGTTATGCAGCTTTTTTACGTTTTTCAGAACTGGTCAACTTAAAACGCTctgacattacattttatgagGACCATCTTTCTTTGTATATCTCTAAGAGTAAAACAGATAAATATAAGACTGGGAGTAATGTAATAGTTTCTAAAACAAATAATGTTACTTGTCCGTATGGTATGTTACAATTGTATTTGAAAATTGCTGACATTGCTTCGGATTctgattgttttattttcagggcgttatcattttgtaaaaaatctggtaaatataaattaagaaaTTCTGGACCATTGTCTTATAGTAGAGCAAGGGAATTATTACTTAATGCTTTGGAAAGTGTTGGTGTGGATAAGTCCAAATTTGGTCTTCACAGTTTAAGGTCAGGGGGCGCTACTGCGGCTGCTAATGCTGGTGTGAGTGACAGACTGTTTAAGAAGCACGGCAGGTGGCGCTCTGACAACGCAAAAGACGGTTATGTTcatgaaaatgtaaaatcattGATGTCTGTGTCTCAGTCATTGAATATTTGA